Proteins from a genomic interval of Capsicum annuum cultivar UCD-10X-F1 chromosome 4, UCD10Xv1.1, whole genome shotgun sequence:
- the LOC107869158 gene encoding heat shock cognate 70 kDa protein 2-like, translating into MIDRIITHQWNNSRVCSKNNQPGIMTKVYEGERTRTRENNLLGKFELTGICPAPRGIPHITVCFPIDVDGILNVSTEDKTTRQKNKITIINDKGRISKEKIDKIVQEAKKYKSEDEAHKKKVDAKNALENCAYNMRNTIKDERIASKLPKADKKKIEDAIKQVIQWLDANQLAESNELEDKTKELENICNPIISNIYQGIGSDISANIDDDGPAPCSGSGTGPKIEKVD; encoded by the exons ATGATTGATAGGAT TATTACACACCAATGGAACAATAGTCGTGTATGTAGTAAAAACAACCAGCCAGGTATAATGACTAAGGTCTATGAAGGTGAGAGAACTAGGACCAGGGAAAACAACTTGCTCGGTAAATTTGAGCTCACTGGTATTTGTCCTGCTCCCCGGGGTATTCCTCATATCACAGTGTGCTTTCCAATTGATGTTGATGGCATATTGAATGTTTCTACTGAGGACAAGACTACTAGACAAAAGAACAAGATCACGATCATTAATGACAAAGGCAGAATCTCCAAGGAAAAGATTGATAAGATAGTTCAAGAAGCAAAAAAATACAAATCTGAGGACGAAGCGCACAAGAAGAAGGTCGATGCAAAGAATGCTTTGGAGAACTGTGCGTACAATATGAGGAACACCATAAAGGATGAGAGGATCGCATCCAAACTTCCTAAAGCTGACAAGAAAAAGATTGAGGATGCCATTAAGCAGGTCATCCAGTGGCTTGATGCCAACCAGCTTGCTGAGTCTAATGAACTTGAGGACAAGACGAAAGAGTTGGAGAACATCTGCAATCCgattatttcaaatatataccAAGGTATTGGCAGTGACATCAGTGCGAACATAGACGATGATGGTCCTGCTCCTTGCAGCGGCAGTGGCACTGGTCCTAAGATTGAAAAGGTAGACTAA
- the LOC124897909 gene encoding uncharacterized mitochondrial protein AtMg00820-like, giving the protein MENEQWDWEKFNQKKITSNLPNFNENTNDQPVRGTRLLSEIYQRYNVAILKPSGFKEVVLDPKWKATMEEELAMTEKNKTWQLMEKPQDIKIIGVKWVYRTKLNADGSINKIKERLIVKGYAHIFGVDYSDTFAPVARLDTIRLLLTTVAQRG; this is encoded by the coding sequence ATGGAGAATGAACAATGGGACTGGgaaaaatttaaccaaaaaaaaatcacaagcaATCTACCAAATTTTAATGAAAACACTAATGATCAACCTGTGAGAGGAACAAGGTTGCTCTCTGAGATATACCAAAGATACAATGTGGCCATTTTAAAGCCTTCTGGATTTAAAGAGGTTGTCTTAGATCCTAAGTGGAAAGCCACAATGGAAGAGGAGCTTGCAATGACTGAGAAGAACAAGACCTGGCAGCTCATGGAAAAGCCTCAAGATATAAagatcatcggtgtgaagtggGTTTACCGTACAAAATTAAATGCTGATGGTTCTATTAACAAGATCAAGGAAAGACTTATAGTTAAGGGGTATGCACATATTTTTGGTGTTGATTATTCTGACACATTTGCTCCAGTTGCTAGGCTCGACACAATCAGGTTGCTTCTTACTACTGTTGCACAACGTGGCTAG